From a single Miscanthus floridulus cultivar M001 chromosome 8, ASM1932011v1, whole genome shotgun sequence genomic region:
- the LOC136476890 gene encoding uncharacterized protein gives MAEEERRRRFANLRSVRWRVDLGILPASPGASVDELRRAAADSRRRYVSLRRRLMVDPHLPKEEDRSSNHVVDDPLSQNPDSSWGRFFRGAELEKTVDQDLSRLYPEDGSYFQTPNCQAMLRRILLMWCLQHPECGYRQGMHELLAPLVYVLQVDIDKLSQVRKLHEDCFNDDFDGVPFPDTDMVFSYKPRKDSKWHSGADNGDDSESASRVNTLDELDLDTKEIISLSDAYGAEGELGIVLSERFMEHDAYSMFDGLMDGGSGVVRMAEFFSTSKVGSSSSLAPVIEASSSLFHLLSIVEPSLHSHFIELDVEPQYFALRWLRVLFGREFCLNDLLVVWDEVFACSNDMLLGENEEYSFKILCSSRGAFIAAMAVSMILHLRSSLLATEINTSCLQRLLNFPNNFDVHKLIEKAKSLQSIAIDANVSSPPLLSKKDSCDYDRVYSNLATSTPPRTPLHPLAESYWEKQWRNLHNDGTASKESDKGLSYKRSLKQSLSQKLGLSRTESDPSQVKGVSVKSDTKNSVRRCILNSYSDKVVQFIEVAGKFQQDEFPIVSIHKEPLVSSERPSQLKLKAASENLTVSPPSVTKFNPLIDSPVKSVGESSTKRTEACSSGENSPVFYAACAGNEHENCNDNDSEKSSITSNSCASDDDRDEILPDESSSYNCEDKTVSEATESETNVDPVGPSERTTVSNERKPFINKLQWFLRFGRPPAEGNVEKGSAEASDDKHDAVPPSSSPADVSSDNSRGSINLASGDKKVMGTLKNIGQNMLENIQVIESAFQQDRAQPSAMENFSNNILGGKGQVTAMAALTELRKISNLLCEM, from the exons ATGGCGGAGGAGGAGAGGCGGCGGCGGTTCGCGAATCTGCGCAGCGTCCGGTGGCGGGTCGATCTCGGCATCCTGCCGGCGTCGCCCGGGGCCTCCGTTGACGagctccgccgcgccgccgcagatTCGCGTAGGAG ATATGTTAGTTTGAGGCGCCGCCTCATGGTAGACCCACATCTTCCGAAGGAGGAGGACAGATCGTCCAACCATGTTGTTGACGACCCGCTCTCTCAGAACCCAG ATAGCAGCTGGGGCCGTTTCTTCAGAGGGGCTGAGTTGGAGAAGACAGTTGACCAAGACTTGTCTCGATTATATCCAGAAGATGGTAGTTACTTTCAAACACCTAATTGCCAGGCCATGCTGAGGAGAATACTGTTGATGTGGTGCCTTCAGCACCCAGAGTGTGGATATCGCCAAG GAATGCACGAACTACTAGCTCCTCTAGTGTATGTTCTTCAAGTTGACATTGATAAATTGTCTCAAGTAAGGAAGCTCCATGAGGATTGCTTCAATGATGATTTTGATGGAGTGCCTTTCCCAGATACAGATATGGTTTTCAGTTATAAACCTAGAAAGGACTCAAAATGGCATTCTGGAGCTGACAATGGCGATGATTCTGAAAGCGCTTCCAGAGTTAACACTCTTGATGAGCTTGACCTGGATACAAAAGAAATAATTTCACTTAGTGATGCATATGGAGCTGAGGGTGAACTAGGCATTGTATTGTCTGAAAGGTTCATGGAGCATGATGCCTATTCAATGTTTGATGGtttgatggacggaggtagcggaGTGGTTCGCATGGCAGAGTTTTTCTCTACATCCAAGGTTGGGTCTAGCTCAAGTCTAGCGCCTGTCATTGAAGCCTCATCATCTTTATTTCACTTGCTTTCCATTGTTGAGCCATCTCTTCATAGCCATTTCATTGAGCTGGATGTAGAACCACAATATTTCGCTCTTCGTTGGCTGCGGGTCTTGTTTGGACGGGAGTTCTGCCTCAACGATCTTTTAGTCGTATGGGATGAAGTTTTTGCTTGCTCCAATGACATGCTACTTGGAGAAAATGAAGAATACAGCTTTAAGATATTGTGCTCGTCTAGAGGGGCATTCATCGCAGCCATGGCAGTCTCTATGATTCTTCACCTTAGATCATCTTTGCTGGCCACTGAAATCAATACGTCGTGTCTTCAGAGATTATTGAACTTTCCAAACAATTTTGATGTGCATAAGTTAATTGAGAAAGCTAAATCTCTACAGTCTATTGCTATTGATGCGAACGTATCATCCCCACCTCTCTTATCAAAGAAGGATAGCTGTGATTATGATAGGGTTTATAGTAATCTTGCTACTTCAACTCCTCCAAGGACTCCATTGCATCCATTAGCTGAGAGTTACTGGGAAAAGCAGTGGAGAAATTTGCACAATGACGGAACTGCTTCCAAAGAGAGTGATAAGGGTCTTTCTTATAAGAGATCACTAAAGCAGTCTTTGAGCCAGAAGCTTGGTTTATCTAGGACAGAATCTGATCCTTCTCAAGTTAAGGGAGTCAGCGTCAAGAGTGACACCAAGAATTCAGTGAGACGGTGTATTTTGAACTCTTATTCAGATAAAGTAGTGCAATTTATTGAAGTTGCTGGAAAATTTCAGCAAGATGAATTCCCTATTGTGTCAATTCATAAGGAGCCTCTCGTGAGTTCTGAAAGGCCCTCACAATTAAAGCTAAAGGCAGCTAGTGAGAATTTAACAGTAAGCCCACCAAGTGTGACAAAGTTCAATCCACTTATAGATTCACCGGTGAAGTCTGTTGGCGAGAGTTCAACGAAAAGGACAGAAGCTTGCTCCAGTGGCGAGAATTCTCCAGTGTTTTATGCCGCTTGTGCTggtaatgaacatgaaaattgcAATGATAATGATTCCGAGAAGAGTAGCATTACTTCAAATTCATGCGCCAGTGATGATGATAGAGATGAAATTTTGCCAGATGAGTCGTCCAGCTATAACTGTGAGGACAAAACTGTCTCAGAAGCAACAGAGTCTGAAACAAATGTAGATCCAGTTGGACCCTCTGAGAGAACTACGGTATCTAATGAAAGAAAGCCATTTATTAACAAGCTACAGTGGTTCTTAAGGTTTGGCAGACCTCCAGCTGAAGGCAATGTGGAGAAGGGCAGCGCTGAGGCATCAGATGATAAACATGATGCAGTTCCTCCCTCCTCTTCACCTGCTGATGTGAGTTCAGATAACTCCCGCGGCAGCATAAATTTGGCTTCTGGTGATAAGAAGGTGATGGGCACACTGAAGAATATTGGCCAGAACATGCTTGAAAATATCCAG GTGATCGAATCAGCGTTCCAGCAAGACCGCGCGCAGCCAAGCGCCATGGAGAACTTCTCAAATAACATCCTGGGAGGCAAAGGGCAGGTCACTGCGATGGCTGCCCTGACAGAGCTCCGCAAGATCAGCAACCTGCTCTGCGAGATGTAA